A genomic stretch from Papio anubis isolate 15944 chromosome 18, Panubis1.0, whole genome shotgun sequence includes:
- the TMEM265 gene encoding transmembrane protein 265 isoform X1, producing MRTECSEGWSLSKQGQGLSSWAHKYLDYRPQVMEDEEKAVEILMGNTEAAHPPSPIRCCWLRLRCLAATSIICGCSCLGVVALVFAIKAEERHKAGRSEEAVRWGARARKFILASFAVWLAVLTLGPLLLWLLSYAIAQAE from the exons ATGAGAACAGAGTGCTCCGAGGGGTGGAGTCTGAGCAAGCAAGGCCAAGGGCTCAGTAGTTGGGCTCACAAGTACCTTGACTATCGCCCACAGGTGATGGAGGACGAGGAGAAGGCAGTGGAGATCTTGATGGGCAACACGGAAGCTGCTCATCCTCCATCCCCCATCCGCTGCTGCTGGCTCCGCCTCCGCTGCTTGGCAGCTACTAGCATTATCTGTGGCTGCTCTTGCCTGGGAGTCGTGGCTCTGGTGTTTGCCATCAAG GCAGAAGAGCGGCATAAAGCAGGCCGGTCCGAGGAGGCAGTGCGCTGGGGGGCCCGGGCCCGGAAATTCATCCTGGCCAGCTTTGCTGTCTGGCTTGCTGTCCTCACTCTGGGTCCCCTGCTGCTGTGGTTGCTCTCCTACGCCATCGCTCAGGCTGAGTGA
- the TMEM265 gene encoding transmembrane protein 265 isoform X2 — MEDEEKAVEILMGNTEAAHPPSPIRCCWLRLRCLAATSIICGCSCLGVVALVFAIKAEERHKAGRSEEAVRWGARARKFILASFAVWLAVLTLGPLLLWLLSYAIAQAE, encoded by the exons ATGGAGGACGAGGAGAAGGCAGTGGAGATCTTGATGGGCAACACGGAAGCTGCTCATCCTCCATCCCCCATCCGCTGCTGCTGGCTCCGCCTCCGCTGCTTGGCAGCTACTAGCATTATCTGTGGCTGCTCTTGCCTGGGAGTCGTGGCTCTGGTGTTTGCCATCAAG GCAGAAGAGCGGCATAAAGCAGGCCGGTCCGAGGAGGCAGTGCGCTGGGGGGCCCGGGCCCGGAAATTCATCCTGGCCAGCTTTGCTGTCTGGCTTGCTGTCCTCACTCTGGGTCCCCTGCTGCTGTGGTTGCTCTCCTACGCCATCGCTCAGGCTGAGTGA
- the SRCAP gene encoding helicase SRCAP produces MQSSPSPAHPQLPVLQTQMVSDGMTGSNPVSPASSSSPASSGAGGISPQHIAQDSSLDGPPGPPDGATVPLEGFSLSQAADLANKGPKWEKSHAEIAEQAKHEAEIETRIAELRKEGFWSLKRLPKVPEPPRPKGHWDYLCEEMQWLSADFAQERRWKRGVARKVVRMVIRHHEEQRQKEERARREEQAKLRRIASTMAKDVRQFWSNVEKVVQFKQQSRLEEKRKKALDLHLDFIVGQTEKYSDLLSQSLNQPLACSKAGSSPCLGSSSAASSPPPPASRLDDEDGDFQPQEEEEEDDEETIEVEEQQEGNDAEAQRREIELLRREGELPLEELLRSLPPQLLEGPSSPSQTPSSHDSDTRDGPEEGAEEEPPQVLEVKPPPSAVTQRNKRPWHPDEDDEEFTANEEEAEDEEDTIAAEEQLEGEVDHAVELSELAREGELSMEELLQQYAGAYAPGSGSSDDEDEDEVDANSSDCEPEGAVEAEEAPQEDSSSQSDSVEDQSEDEEDEHSEEEETSGSSASEESESEESEDAQSQSQADEEEEDDDFGVEYLLARDEERSEADAGSGPPTPGPTTTLGPKKEITDIAAAAESLQPKGYTLATTQVKTPIPLLLRGQLREYQHIGLDWLVTMYEKKLNGILADEMGLGKTIQTISLLAHLACEKGNWGPHLIIVPTSVMLNWEMELKRWCPSFKILTYYGAQKERKLKRQGWTKPNAFHVCITSYKLVLQDHQAFRRKNWRYLILDEAQNIKNFKSQRWQSLLNFNSQRRLLLTGTPLQNSLMELWSLMHFLMPHVFQSHREFKEWFSNPLTGMIEGSQEYNEGLVKRLHKVLRPFLLRRVKVDVEKQMPKKYEHVIRCRLSKRQRCLYDDFMAQTTTKETLATGHFMSVINILMQLRKVCNHPNLFDPRPVTSPFITPGICFSTASLVLRATDVHPLQRIDMGRFDLIGLEGRVSRYETDTFLPRHRLSRRVLLEVATAPDPPPRPKPVKMKVNRMLQPVPKQEGRTVVVVNNPRTPLGPVPVRPPPGPELSAQPTPGPAPSVLPAPLMVSASPAGPPLIPASRPPGPVILPPLQPNSGSLTQVLPSPLGVLSGTSRPPTPTLSLKPTPPAPVRLSPAPPPGSSSLLKPLTVPPGYTFPPAAATTTSTTTATATTTAVPVPTPAPQRLILSPDMQARLPSGEVVSIGQLASLAQRPVANAGGSKPLTFQIQGNKLTLTGAQVRQLAVGQPRPLQRNVVHLVSAGGQHHLISQPAHVALIQAVAPTPGPTPVSVLPSSTPSTTLAPTGLSLPLAANQVPPTMVNNTGVVKIVVRQAPRDGLTPVPPLAPAPRPPSSGLPAVLNPRPTLTPGRLPTPTLGTARAPMPTPTLVRPLLKLVHSPSPEVSASTPGTAPLTISSPLHVPSSLPGPASSPMPIPNSSPLASPVSSTVSVPASSSLPISVPTTLPAPASAPLTIPISAPLPVSASGPALLTSVTPPLAPVVPAAPGPPSLAPSGASPSASALTLGLATAPSLSSSQTPGHPLLLAPTSSHVPGLNSTVAPACSPVLVPASALASPFPAAPNPAPAQASLLAPASSASQALATPLAPMASPQTAILAPSPAPPLAPLPVLAPSPGPAPVLASSQTPVPVMAPSSTPGTSLASASLVPAPTPVLASSSTQTLLPAPVPSPLPSPASTQTLALAPALAPTLGGSSPSQTLSLGTGNPQGPFPTQTLSLTPASSLVPTPAQTLSLAPGPPLGPTQTLSLAPAPPLAPASPMGPAAAHTLTLTPASSSASLLAPASVQTLTLSPAPVPTLGPAAAQTLALAPASTQSPASQASSLAVSASGAAPLPVTMVSRLPVSKDEPDTLTLRSDPPSPPSTATSFGGPRPRRQPPPPPRSPFYLDSLEEKRKRQRSERLERIFQLSEAHGALAPVYGTEVLDFCTLPQPVASPIGPRSPGPSHPTFWTYTEAAHRAVLFPQQRLDQLSEIIERFIFVMPPVEAPPPSLHACHPPPWLAPRQAAFQEQLASELWPRARPLHRIVCNMRTQFPDLRLIQYDCGKLQTLAVLLRQLKAEGHRVLIFTQMTRMLDVLEQFLTYHGHLYLRLDGSTRVEQRQALMERFNADKRIFCFILSTRSGGVGVNLTGADTVVFYDSDWNPTMDAQAQDRCHRIGQTRDVHIYRLISERTVEENILKKANQKRMLGDMAIEGGNFTTAYFKQQTIRELFDMPLEEPSSSSVPSAPEEEEETVASKQTHILEQALCRAEDEEDIRAATQAKAEQVAELAEFNENDGFPACEGEEAGRPGAEDEEMSRAEQEIAALVEQLTPIERYAMKFLEASLEEVSREELKQAEEQVEAARKDLDQAKEEVFRLPQEEEEGPGAGDESSCGTGGGTHRRSKKAKAPERPGTRVSERLRGARAETQGANHTPVISAHQTRSTTTPPRCSPARERVSRPAPRPRPTPASAPAAIPALVPVPVSAPVPISTPNPITILPVHILPSPPPPQIPPCSPACTPPPACTPPPAHTPPPAQTCLLTPSSPLLLGPPSVPISPPVTNLPLGLRPEAELCAQALASPESLELASVASSETSSLTLVPPKDLLPVAVEILPVSEKNLSLTPSAPSPTLEAGSVPNGQEQEAPDSAEGTTLTVLPEGEELPLCVSESNGLELPPSAASDEPLQEPLEADRTSEELAEAQTPTSSPEKPQELVTPEVAAPSTSSSATSSPEGPSPARPPRRRTSADVEIRGQGTGRPGQPPGPKVLRKLPGRLVTVVEEKELVRRRRQQRGAASTLVPGVSETSASPGSPSVRSMSGPESSPPIGGPCEAAPSSSLPTPPQQPFIARRHIELGVTGGGTPENGDGALLAITPPAVKRRRGRPPKKNRSPADAGRGVDEAPSSTLKGKTNGADPVPRPETLIVAEPVLEPQFVPGPQPLGPQPLHRPNPILSPVEKRRRGRPPKARDLPIPGTISSPGDGNSESRTQPPPHPSPLTPLPPLLACPTATVANTVTTVTISTSPPKRKRGRPPKNPPSPRPSQLPVLDRDSTSVLESCGLGRRRQPQGQGESEGSSSDEDGSRPLTRLARLRLEAEGMRGRKSGGSMVVAVIQDDLDLADSGPGGLEMTPPVVSLAPKLRSTRLRPGSLVPPLETEKVPRKRAGAPVGGGPGLAKRGRLQPPSPLGPEGSVEESEAEASGEEEEGDGTPRRRPGPRRLVGTTNQGDQRILRSSAPPSLAGPTVSYRGRKAKT; encoded by the exons GAGGCTGAGATCGAGACTCGGATTGCTGAGCTGCGGAAGGAGGGTTTCTGGTCACTGAAGAGGCTGCCTAAGGTGCCAGAGCCCCCTCGCCCCAAAGGTCACTGGGACTATCTGTGCGAAGAGATGCAGTGGCTCTCTGCTGACTTTGCTCAGGAGCGCCGTTGGAAACGGGGTGTGGCCCGTAAG GTGGTGCGCATGGTGATCCGGCACCACGAGGAGCAGCGGCAGAAAGAGGAACGGGCGCGGAGGGAGGAGCAGGCCAAGCTGCGTCGAATCGCTTCCACCATGGCCAAGGATGTCAGGCAGTTCTGGAGCAATGTGGAGAAG GTGGTGCAATTCAAGCAACAGTCCCGGCTTGAGGAAAAGCGCAAAAAAGCCCTTGACCTGCATTTGGACTTCATTGTCGGGCAAACTGAAAAGTACTCGGACCTTCTGTCTCAGAGCCTCAACCAGCCGTTAGCCTGCAGCAAAGCAGGCTCTTCCCCTTGCCTCGGCTCTTCCTCAGCTGCCTCCAGTCCTCCACCCCCTGCTTCCCGCCTGGATGATGAAG ATGGGGACTTTCAACcccaagaggaggaggaagaggatgatgaGGAAACGATTGAGGTAGAAGAACAACAGGAGGGCAATGATGCAGAGGCCCAGAGGCGTGAGATTGAGCTGCTTCGCCGTGAGGGAGAATTGCCACTGGAAGAGCTGCTCCGTTCCCTTCCCCCTCAACTACTGGAAGGGCCTTCCAGCCCCTCTCAAACCCCCTCATCTCATGATAGTGACACCCGAGATGGGCCTGAAGAAGGTGCTGAAGAAGAGCCCCCTCAGGTGTTGGAG GTAAAGCCCCCACCCTCTGCTGTCACACAGCGAAACAAACGGCCTTGGCATCCAGATGAAGATGATGAAGAGTTTACTGCCAATGAGGAGGAAG CGGAGGATGAAGAGGACACTATAGCAGCTGAGGAACAGTTGGAAGGGGAGGTGGATCATGCCGTGGAGCTGAGCGAGTTGGCTCGAGAAG GTGAGCTTTCCATGGAGGAGCTATTGCAGCAGTATGCAGGAGCCTATGCCCCAGGCTCTGGGAGcagtgatgatgaggatgaagatgagGTTGATGCTAATAGCTCTGACTGTGAACCAGAGGGGGCCGTGGAAGCGGAAGAAGCTCCTCAGGAGGATAGTAGCAGTCAGTCAG ACTCTGTGGAGGACCAGAGTGAGGATGAGGAAGATGAACattcagaagaggaagaaacaagtgGAAGTTCGGCATCAGAGGAATCTGAGTCTGAAGAGTCTGAGGATGCCCAATCACAGAGCCAAgcagatgaagaggaggaagatgatgaTTTTGGGGTGGAGTACTTGCTTGCCAGGGATGAAGAGCGGAGTGAGGCAGATGCAGGCAGCGGGCCTCCCACTCCAGGGCCCACCACTACTCTAGgtccaaagaaagaaattactgaCATTGCTGCAGCAGCTGAAAGTCTCCAGCCCAAGGGTTACACGCTGGCCACTACCCAG GTAAAGACGCCCATCCCCCTGCTTCTGCGGGGCCAGCTCCGGGAGTACCAGCACATTGGCCTAGACTGGCTGGTTACCATGTATGAGAAGAAGCTTAATGGCATTCTTGCTGATGAGATGGGGCTTGGGAAGACCATCCAGACCATCTCCCTGCTTGCCCACTTGGCTTGTGAGAAAG GTAACTGGGGTCCCCATTTAATCATTGTTCCCACCAGTGTGATGTTGAACTGGGAAATGGAGTTGAAACGGTGGTGCCCCAGCTTTAAAATCCTCACTTACTATGGAGCCCAGAAAGAGAGGAAGCTCAAGCGGCAG GGCTGGACCAAGCCCAATGCCTTCCATGTTTGTATCACATCTTACAAGCTGGTGCTGCAGGACCACCAGGCCTTCCGCCGCAAGAACTGGCGCTATCTCATTCTGGATGAGGCGCAGAACATCAAGAACTTCAAGTCACAGCGCTGGCAGTCACTCCTCAACTTCAACAG CCAGAGGCGCCTGCTCCTGACGGGAACTCCCTTGCAGAACAGCCTCATGGAGCTGTGGTCCTTGATGCACTTTTTGATGCCCCATGTCTTCCAGTCTCATCGCGAGTTCAAGGAGTGGTTCTCTAATCCCCTAACTGGCATGATTGAGGGCAGCCAAGAGTATAATGAAGGTCTTGTCAAACGCCTCCACAAG GTTTTGAGGCCTTTTTTACTGCGCCGAGTTAAGGTGGATGTTGAGAAGCAGATGCCCAAAAAGTATGAGCATGTTATCCGCTGCAGGCTCTCCAAGCGTCAACGCTGTCTCTATGATGACTTCATGGCACAAACCAC AACTAAGGAGACACTAGCCACAGGCCATTTCATGAGCGTCATCAACATTTTGATGCAGCTGAGAAAAGTTTGCAATCATCCAAATCTGTTCGACCCTCGACCGGTTACCTCCCCTTTCATCACCCCAGGCATCTGCTTCAGCACCGCCTCTCTGGTGCTAAGGGCCACGGATGTCCATCCCCTCCAG CGGATAGACATGGGTCGATTTGACCTTATTGGCCTGGAAGGTCGTGTCTCTCGATATGAGACAGACACATTTCTGCCCCGGCACCGCCTCTCTCGCCGGGTACTGCTAGAGGTGGCTACTGCTCCTGATCCCCCACCCCGGCCCAAGCCAGTCAAGATGAAGGTCAACAG GATGCTGCAGCCAGTACCTAAGCAAGAAGGCCGGACAGTGGTCGTAGTGAACAACCCACGGACGCCCCTGGGCCCTGTCCCGGTTCGACCCCCTCCAGGTCCTGAGCTCTCAGCCCAGCCCACCCCTGGCCCAGCCCCCTCAGTGCTGCCAGCACCACTGATGGTTTCAGCCTCACCTGCTGGGCCCCCACTTATTCCTGCATCTCGGCCTCCTGGCCCTGTCATCTTGCCTCCACTGCAGCCAAACAGTGGTTCTCTCACTCAGG TGTTGCCATCCCCCCTGGGAGTCCTGAGTGGGACCTCACGGCCTCCCACGCCAACCTTGTCCCTAAAGCCAACACCACCTGCCCCAGTTCGCCTgagcccagccccacctccaggcTCCTCTAGCCTGTTGAAGCCCCTGACAGTGCCACCAGGTTACACCTTCcctcctgctgctgccaccaccactTCTACCACCACGGCAACTGCTACCACGACAGCAGTGCCAGTTCCGACTCCTGCACCACAGCGCCTCATTCTATCTCCCGATATGCAAGCTCGCCTGCCCT CAGGTGAAGTGGTCAGCATCGGGCAGTTAGCCTCACTGGCACAACGTCCAGTGGCTAATGCAGGGGGAAGCAAACCTCTCACCTTCCAAATCCAGGGCAACAAGCTGACACTGACTGGTGCCCAGGTGCGCCAGCTTGCTGTGGGGCAGCCCCGCCCGCTGCAAA GGAATGTGGTGCACCTCGTGTCAGCAGGGGGGCAGCACCACCTCATCAGCCAGCCTGCCCATGTGGCCCTCATCCAGGCCGTGGCCCCGACCCCTGGCCCTACCCCTGTCTCTGTGCTGCCTTCTTCGACCCCCAGCACCACCCTTGCCcccactggcctcagccttccgCTTGCTGCTAACCAGG TGCCACCAACCATGGTGAATAATACAGGCGTGGTGAAGATTGTAGTGAGACAAGCCCCTCGGGATGGACTGACTCCTGTTCCTCCGTTGGCCCCAGCACCCCGGCCTCCGAGCTCTGGGCTTCCAGCTGTGTTGAATCCACGCCCCACGTTAACCCCTGGCCGGCTACCCACACCTACTCTGGGTACTGCCCGAGCCCCCATGCCCACACCCACTCTGGTGAGGCCTCTTCTCAAGCTGGTCCACAGTCCTTCACCTGAAGTCAGTG CTTCAACCCCTGGAACTGCCCCCTTGACCATCTCTTCTCCTCTCCATGTGCCATCCTCACTCCCTGGGCCAGCCTCTTCTCCAATGCCAATTCCCAACTCCTCTCCTCTTGCTAGTCCTGTGTCCTCTACAGTCTCAGTTCCAGCGTCATCTTCACTCCCCATCTCTGTCCCCACCAcacttcctgccccagcctcggCTCCACTCACCATCCCCATCTCAGCCCCCTTGCCTGTTTCCGCTTCGGGCCCAGCTCTGTTGACCAGTGTGACTCCACCActggcacctgttgtcccagcggCTCCTGGACCTCCATCCTTGGCACCATCTGGTGCTTCCCCGTCAGCATCAGCCTTGACTCTAGGTTTGGCCACAGCTCCGTCCCTGTCTTCATCTCAGACACCTGGTCACCCTCTGTTGTTGGCTCCCACCTCTTCACATGTTCCAGGGTTGAACTCAACCGTGGCCCCAGCATGCTCACCTGTCCTGGTGCCAGCTTCAGCTCTGGCCAGTCCTTTTCCGGCAGCACCAAATCCAGCTCCAGCTCAGGCTTCCCTTCTGGCTCCAGCATCTTCTGCATCTCAGGCTCTAGCCACCCCTCTGGCTCCTATGGCATCTCCACAGACAGCAATTCTGGCTCCTTCTCCAGCTCCTCCTCTGGCTCCTCTTCCAGTCCTGGCACCATCGCCAGGTCCTGCTCCTGTCCTGGCTTCATCACAGACTCCGGTTCCAGTTATGGCTCCATCGTCTACTCCAGGAACCTCTTTAGCCTCAGCTTCACTGGTACCAGCTCCAACCCCTGTGTTGGCTTCATCATCAACTCAAACTTTGCTACCAGCCCCGGTTCCATCACCTCTCCCGAGCCCGGCTTCTACACAGACACTGGCCCTAGCCCCAGCTTTAGCACCCACTCTTGGAGGCTCATCTCCATCTCAGACACTCTCTTTGGGCACGGGGAACCCCCAGGGACCCTTTCCAACTCAGACATTGTCATTAACTCCAGCATCATCCCTGGTACCAACTCCAGCCCAGACACTGTCTTTGGCACCAGGACCACCACTGGGTCCAACTCAGACGCTGTCTCTGGCTCCAGCACCTCCTCTGGCTCCAGCTTCTCCGATGGGCCCAGCCGCAGCTCACACGCTGACTTTGACTCCAGCATCGTCATCTGCTTCACTCCTGGCCCCAGCTTCAGTGCAGACACTGACCTTGAGCCCTGCCCCAGTTCCTACGCTGGGCCCGGCTGCAGCTCAGACCTTGGCGCTGGCCCCAGCCTCCACACAGTCCCCAGCTTCCCAGGCATCTTCCCTTGCGGTTTCAGCATCTGGTGCCGCTCCCTTGCCTGTCACCATGGTATCCCGGCTGCCTGTTTCCAAGGATGAGCCTGACACACTGACATTGCGCTCTGATCCCCCCAGCCCTCCCTCCACTGCTACCTCGTTTGGTGGCCCCCGGCCTCGACGCCAGCCCCCCCCACCACCTCGTTCCCCTTTTTATCTG GACTCCCTGGAGGAAAAGCGGAAGCGGCAGCGATCTGAACGCCTGGAACGGATTTTCCAACTTAGTGAGGCTCATGGGGCCCTGGCACCTGTGTATGGGACTGAAGTCCTGGATTTCTGTACCCTACCCCAACCTGTTGCCAGCCCCATCGGCCCTCGTTCTCCTGGCCCCAGCCACCCCACCTTTTGGACTTATACCGAGGCTGCCCACCGGGCTGTACTGTTTCCCCAGCAGCGACTAGACCAGCTGTCAGAAATCATTGAGAG GTTCATCTTTGTCATGCCTCCTGTGGAGGCACCTCCCCCTTCCCTGCATGCCTGCCACCCACCTCCTTGGCTGGCCCCACGTCAGGCAGCCTTCCAGGAGCAATTGGCCTCTGAGCTCTGGCCCCGGGCTCGTCCTTTGCACCGTATTGTGTGTAACATGCGCACCCAGTTCCCCGACTTGAGACTCATCCAGTATGATTGCG GAAAACTGCAGACGTTGGCAGTGCTGTTGCGGCAGCTCAAGGCAGAGGGCCACCGAGTGCTCATCTTCACCCAGATGACCCGAATGCTGGATGTATTGGAGCAGTTTCTCACCTACCATGGCCATCTCTACCTGCGCCTGGATGGGTCTACTAGAGTTGAACAGAGACAG gCCTTGATGGAACGGTTCAATGCAGACAAACGCATATTCTGCTTCATCCTTTCAACTCGGAGTGGGGGTGTGGGCGTGAACCTGACAGGAGCAGACACTGTTGTTTTTTATGACAGCGACTGGAATCCCACCATGGATGCTCAGGCCCAGGACCGCTGTCACCGAATTGGCCAGACCCGGGATGTTCACATATATAG GCTTATCAGTGAACGGACAGTGGAGGAGAACATCCTAAAAAAGGCAAATCAGAAGAGAATGTTGGGAGACATGGCCATTGAGGGAGGCAACTTCACCACAGCCTATTTTAAACAG CAGACCATCCGAGAGCTGTTTGATATGCCCCTGGAGGAACCTTCTAGCTCATCTGTGCCCTCTGCccctgaagaggaagaagagactgTGGCCAGCAAGCAGACTCATATTCTGGAGCAG GCATTGTGTCGggcagaagatgaagaggatATCCGTGCAGCCACCCAGGCCAAGGCTGAACAGGTGGCTGAGCTTGCAGAATTTAATGAGAACGATGGGTTTCCTGCTTGTGAGGGAGAGGAGGCTGGCCGGCCTGGGGCTGAGGATGAGGAGATGTCCCGGGCTGAGCAGGAAATTGCTGCCCTCGTAGAACAG CTGACCCCCATTGAGCGTTATGCCATGAAATTCCTGGAGGCCTCACTGGAGGAGGTGAGCCGAGAGGAGCTCAAACAGGCAGAA GAGCAAGTGGAAGCTGCCCGCAAAGACCTGGACCAAGCCAAGGAGGAGGTGTTCCGCCTAccccaagaggaggaggaggggccggGGGCTGGGGATGAGAGTTCCTGTGGGACTGGTGGAGGCACCCACCGGCGCAGTAAAAAGGCCAAGGCCCCTGAGAGGCCAGGGACTCGTGTCAGTGAGCGTCTTCGTGGAGCCCGGGCTGAGACTCAAGGGGCAAACCACACTCCTGTCATATCCGCCCATCAAACTCGCAGCACCACCACACCGCCCCGCTGCAGTCCTGCCAGGGAGAGAGTTTCCAGGCCAGCACCTAGGCCTCGACCCACTCCAGCTTCAGCTCCAGCTGCAATTCCTGCCCTTGTTCCTGTCCCAGTCTCTGCCCCAGTACCCATTTCAACCCCAAATCCAATAACCATTCTCCCTGTCCATATATtgccttctcctccccctccacaGATTCCTCCTTGTTCTCCTGCCTGCACCCCTCCTCCCGCCTGTACCCCTCCACCAGCTCATACACCGCCTCCAGCCCAAACCTGTCTTTTaactccttcctctcctctcttgctTGGTCCACCTTCTGTGCCCATTTCTCCCCCAGTCACCAACCTCCCCTTGGGCTTGAGGCCTGAGGCAGAACTGTGTGCCCAGGCGTTGGCATCTCCAGAGTCCCTGGAGCTGGCTTCTGTGGCCAGTTCAGAAACCTCCTCACTTACTCTTGTGCCCCCTAAAGATCTGTTGCCAGTTGCTGTGGAGATCCTGCCTGTGTCAGAGAAGAACCTTTCTCTCACCCCTTCTGCACCCAGCCCGACCTTGGAGGCTGGCAGTGTCCCTAACGGTCAAGAACAGGAGGCACCAGATTCTGCTGAGGGCACCACCCTTACAGTGCTGCCTGAAGGTGAGGAGTTGCCCCTGTGTGTGAGTGAGAGCAATGGCCTGGAGCTCCCACCCTCAGCAGCATCTGATGAGCCACTTCAGGAGCCACTGGAAGCTGACAGGACCTCGGAAGAGCTGGCAGAGGCCCAGACCCCAACCTCCAGCCCAGAGAAGCCACAGGAACTTGTTACACCTGAGGTTGCAGCTCCATCCACCTCATCTTCAGCCACTTCCTCGCCTGAGGGTCCTTCACCTGCCCGACCTCCTCGGCGTCGCACCAGTGCTGATGTGGAAATTAGGGGTCAAGGGACTGGTCGGCCAGGACAACCACCAGGCCCCAAAGTGCTTCGAAAGCTGCCAGGACGGCTAGTAACTGTGGTAGAGGAAAAGGAACTggtgcggcggcggcggcagcagcgggGAGCTGCCAGCACCCTAGTGCCTGGGGTCTCTGAGACTAGCGCCAGCCCAGGAAGCCCGTCTGTCCGCAGCATGTCAGGGCCAGAATCCTCCCCTCCCATTGGTGGGCCTTGTGAAGCTGCTCCTTCATCCTCACTGCCCACTCCGCCCCAGCAGCCCTTCATTGCTCGCCGTCACATTGAGCTGGGGGTGACTGGTGGTGGCACCCCAGAGAATGGAGACGGAGCACTGCTTGCCATCACCCCACCTGCTGTGAAACGTCGGAGGGGGAGGCCCCCCAAGAAGAACAGGTCTCCAGCAGATGCTGGGAGAGGTGTGGATGAGGCACCCTCATCCACCTTGAAGGGAAAAACCAATGGGGCTGACCCAGTCCCTCGGCCTGAGACCCTAATTGTTGCAGAGCCTGTCCTGGAACCACAGTTTGTTCCTGGGCCCCAGCCTCTTGGACCCCAGCCACTTCACAGACCCAATCCTATCCTGTCACCTGTGGAGAAAAGAAGGCGAGGGCGACCCCCTAAGGCACGAGATTTGCCCATCCCTGGGACCATTTCCTCTCCAGGGGATGGCAACTCCGAAAGTCGGACACAGCCACCCCCACACCCATCACCCCTAACCCCACTCCCACCACTGCTAGCTTGTCCCACTGCTACTGTTGCCAACACTGTCACCACTGTCACCATTTCAACGTCCCCACCCAAACGGAAGAGGGGCCGACCTCCCAAGAATCCTCCATCACCTCGGCCCAGCCAGCTCCCTGTGTTGGACCGTGACAGCACTTCTGTCCTCGAGAGCTGTGGATTGGGGAGGCGACGGCAACCGCAGGGCCAAGGGGAGAGTGAGGGTAGTTCCTCTGATGAGGATGGAAGCCGCCCCCTCACCCGCCTGGCCCGCCTTCGGCTTGAAGCAGAAGGAATGCGAGGACGGAAGAGTGGAGGGTCCATGGTGGTGGCTGTAATTCAGGATGACCTGGACTTAGCAGATAGCGGGCCAGGCGGGTTGGAAATGACACCTCCTGTGGTCTCATTAGCCCCAAAACTGCGCTCGACCCGGCTGCGTCCAGGGTCTCTAGTCCCCCCACTAGAGACTGAGAAGGTGCCTCGCAAACGAGCAGGGGCCCCAGTTGGTGGGGGTCCTGGGCTGGCAAAGCGGGGCCGCCTGCAGCCCCCAAGTCCCCTGGGGCCTGAGGGTTCGGTAGAGGAGTCTGAGGCTGAAGCCTcaggtgaggaggaggaaggggatggGACCCCACGCCGACGTCCTGGTCCCCGCCGGCTTGTTGGGACCACCAACCAAGGGGACCAGCGCATCTTGCGCAGCAgtgcccctccctccctggctgGCCCTACTGTTAGTTACAGAGGCCGCAAGGCCAAGACGTGA